CAATTCAAATTGAATTGCCCTTGCATGCAAATAAAGACGATTTCGGTCATTATCTATTCCTTCGACTTCTCCCGCAAGAGATCCATATTTTTTGTCGCCCACAATAACATGGCCTAGATGCGCACTATGAACACGAATTTGATGGGTACGTCCCGTTTTAGGGCTTGCTTCAACCCAACACGCCTGGTTGTAATTTTCTAACAATTTAAAATCGGTCTCCGAAGCCTTACCTTCGTCTTTAACTAAAACCACTCGCTCGCCTGATTTTAATATATTTTTTTCAAGGGCTGCATTAACTGTCACTTTCTTTTTACCTTCCCAAGAGTGCGTTAATAATGCCCAATAAGTCTTCTGAATTTGTCGGGCTTCTAGCAAAGCCTGGATCGATCTTAAAGTACTTCTTTTCTTGGCCAATAAGAGACAGCCTGATGTTTCTTTATCTAATCGATGAACCAATTCTAAATAGGGCAAATCTTGTCTGGTTTTTCTTAAGGCTTCTATGACACCAAGGCTTAAACCACTACCACCATGCACTGCTATACCTGAAGGCTTATTAATAACTAAAAGACGAGGATCTTCAAAAATAATACATTCTTTAAGACGTTTTGCCAAAGCATCACCGACAAAAATTTCTTGCGACTGTGAAATACGAATGGGTGGAATACGTACAATATCCCCTGCATGCAGGCGAGTGCTAACTTGAGATCTTTTTTTATTAATTCGGACTTCACCGCCTCGTATAATTCTATAAATGTGGCTTTTAGGAACACCTTTCAAAATACGAATTAAGTAATTATCTAGACGCTGTCCTTCCTCTTCACTGCTAATTTCTTTATAACTTACTTCACTCATTGTCAATAAACCTGTTTGCTGAGCGTGAATTTTTTGATATGATCGTTAATTGCAAGGGGAAAACCCCTAGCGACCGAATTATAACGCATAAACAAAGAAAAAGTTTAATAGTCGATTAATTATCGACAAAGATTTGTTGTTGATTTGTTAAAATACGTAATTTCCATTGATTTTCTATCAATTATAGAATAAAAATTAACAGGAAAACGTTATTTTGGCTAATTTGATAATAAATCGAACTAAAGCAACAACTATCCAATGAAAGACAAACTGCTTGAATTTATAGTGTGATTTGAATCAGAGGCTGAAAAATCCAAGACTTATGAAAAAGGATGCTAGGCAAAAAGGAGTGAAAAAACCAAATTTACACAAAGTGAATGAGGGTTTTGAGCGAGTTTTTAACGAAATATAGCGCATTTTGCGTAAGTCCTGAAATCAAATCTGTTCACTTAATCAAGATGAGTGGGTAGATGTTTAAAGAAAAACTAGATGCGCTTCCATTTAAATTGAAGATACAAGGAAGCGACCCAATGCCAGGGCTAAATTGATAACTATTTCAACAGATACCTACGCATGTGAGACATGCTTTATACCAATTGCGAATTATTTTAGGGTTTTCTCACGCCTCATACAAAGGCTATATTTCCCAACCCACTTAATCCGTAGCTGGTACATTTCCCAGTGTGCCCCTTTGATCATTAGGTCTCATTCGAAACCTGTTTTAGAGTTTCGAGTAAGGTCTATTCAAGGAACATGCGTAAGGTCTGTTCACAAGGTCATGGGTCAGCTTAAAGATCATCTCTCTTCTTGGACAAAAAAGGAGTTTCTAAAACGCCCAATTAAGTCATTAGAGAGAGGATTGTTGCCTTTTTGCAAAAATGAATACCAAACTGTAAATTTTCATACACTCTAACCCTGCGTATTATTGTGCCTAGGGTAACTATAGAGTATGGAAAATCAGAAAATTGGTGTCAGTCAGGCAAAAATGGTAACAATCCCTGTAGGAGCCTTACACTATCTCAGCTTAAATGTCTGCGCCCTAATTATGGGGTTACAGATGGAAAAAATGTTAATCAACGCAATGCAAACAGAAGAAGTTCGCGTTGCACTCATTAAAAACAATCATTTATTTGATCTGGACATAGAATGTCCAGGAGAGATAAAAAAGAAAGGAAATATATATAA
This Legionella fallonii LLAP-10 DNA region includes the following protein-coding sequences:
- a CDS encoding RluA family pseudouridine synthase; amino-acid sequence: MSEVSYKEISSEEEGQRLDNYLIRILKGVPKSHIYRIIRGGEVRINKKRSQVSTRLHAGDIVRIPPIRISQSQEIFVGDALAKRLKECIIFEDPRLLVINKPSGIAVHGGSGLSLGVIEALRKTRQDLPYLELVHRLDKETSGCLLLAKKRSTLRSIQALLEARQIQKTYWALLTHSWEGKKKVTVNAALEKNILKSGERVVLVKDEGKASETDFKLLENYNQACWVEASPKTGRTHQIRVHSAHLGHVIVGDKKYGSLAGEVEGIDNDRNRLYLHARAIQFELNGTKLSFQANLDEQFANTLKQLRARSIVSNE